In Lates calcarifer isolate ASB-BC8 linkage group LG21, TLL_Latcal_v3, whole genome shotgun sequence, a single window of DNA contains:
- the LOC108900034 gene encoding testis-expressed protein 12: protein MKEATPVAGKVIPPALNKRAVSNNKGPVQTTSLGMDCTPAYQDKSPPNKKKPPSAPCTSDLADVFEATTAGARKDVNMLLSKFAKVLNERAAADTAQMKELEGILTEAQNLESYLKEKKNHLRQTLALISDKLKG, encoded by the exons ATGAAGGAAGCAACACCAGTGGCAGGAAAAGTGATTCCACCGGCATTAAACAAGAGGGCAGTGAGCAACAACAAAGGCCCTGTACAGACAACATCCCTTGGG ATGGACTGTACACCTGCATATCAAGACAAATCTCCACCAAACAAGAAAAAACCTCCCTCTGCACCATGCACTTCAGACTTAGCAGACGTATTTGAGGCTACAACTGCAG GTGCACGTAAAGACGTCAACATGCTGCTTTCAAAATTTGCCAAAGTGTTAAA tgagagagctgcagcagataCTGCACAGATGAAAGAGCTGGAGGGCATTTTGACAGAAGCTCAAAACCTTGAGTCATACctaaaggagaagaaaaaccaTCTGAGACAAACATTAGCTCTAATTTCTGATAAACTAAAGGGTTGA
- the bco2b gene encoding beta-carotene oxygenase 2b, whose product MDTITHQQYNAPALKKSKSRKDINHTDVHGLPCIEKIVSSVEDTPEPINTSVVGTIPEWINGSFLRNGPGKFEIGNQKFNHWFDGMALLHQFKIFNGQVTYKSRFLSSGSYQANKEHNRIAVSEFGTVTMPDPCKNVFQRFLSRFELPKPTDNANVSFVTYKGDYYVSTETNVMHKVDPETLETIKKVDWSKFIAVNGATAHPHSEPDGTTYNMGNSYTTKGAYYNIIRVPPTKKTAEETLEGATVLCSIPAVDKTKPSYYHSFAMSENYVVFIEQPIKMDLLKIVTGKLTGKSISDGFSWNPKLNTIFHLIDKQTGKVSPIKYLAKPLSTFHQINAYEKDGFLIMDMCASDDGQAIANYNIQNLRKSGEALDEVYNTLCRVFPWRFVLPLSIDHDTPYGKNLNLPDSTATSIRIAKNKVFCTHEDLHGEDLHQYGGLEFPQINYGKYNTHPYRYFYGCGFRHLVGDTLIKMDLHGKNMKVWEEPGLYPSEPVFVPSPDATKEDDGVILSVVITPNKDKSTFLLVLDAKTFEEVGRAVVPVNIPYGFHGTFNATV is encoded by the exons ATGGATACCATCACACATCAACAATACAATGCTCCAG CACTGAAAAAATCCAAGTCTAGGAAGGACATCAACCACACAGATGTGCATGGTCTGCCTTGCATTGAGAAGATTGTGAGCTCAGTGGAGGACACCCCTGAGCCCATCAACACCAGCGTTGTTGGCACAATCCCAGAATGGATCAATGGGAGCTTCTTGAGAAATGGGCCTGGAAAGTTTGAGATCGGAAACCAAAA GTTCAACCACTGGTTTGACGGTATGGCTCTCCTGCACCAGTTCAAAATATTCAATGGTCAGGTAACTTACAAAAGCCGCTTCCTGTCTAGTGGCAGTTACCAAGCCAACAAGGAGCACAATCGCATTGCAGTGTCTGAGTTTGGGACTGTCACCATGCCAGACCCCTGCAAAAATGTCTTCCAGCGCTTCCTGTCAAGATTTGAACTACCAA AGCCCACAGATAATGCCAATGTGAGCTTTGTGACCTACAAAGGTGATTATTATGTCAGCACAGAAACTAATGTCATGCACAAGGTCGATCCAGAGACACTAGAGACAATCAAAAAG GTGGACTGGAGCAAATTCATTGCTGTGAATGGAGCCACCGCACACCCTCACTCTGAGCCTGATGGAACAACATACAACATGGGGAATTCCTATACGACTAAAG GAGCATACTACAACATCATCCGAGTGCCTCCAAccaagaaaacagcagaggaaactctggAGGGAGCCACAGTGCTGTGCTCTATTCCTGCAGTTGACAAGACTAAACCCTCCTACTATCACAGCTTTG CAATGTCTGAAAACTACGTGGTATTCATTGAGCAGCCCATCAAGATGGACCTATTAAAGATTGTGACAGGCAAGCTGACAGGAAAAAGCATCAGTGACGGCTTTTCATGGAACCCAAAACTCAACACTATCTTCCACTTAATTGACAAGCAGACAGGGAAG GTGAGCCCCATCAAGTATCTTGCCAAGCCCCTGTCAACCTTCCACCAGATCAACGCATATGAGAAGGATGGTTTCTTGATCATGGATATGTGTGCTTCAGATGATGGACAGGCAATTGCTAATTACAACATCCAGAATCTGCGCAAGTCTGGAGAAGCTCTTGATGAG GTGTATAACACTTTGTGTAGAGTGTTCCCATGGCGTTTCGTGCTGCCTCTCAGTATTGACCATGACACACCCTATGGCAAGAACTTGAACCTGCCTGACAGCACAGCCACGTCTATAAGAATTGCCAAGAACAAG GTGTTTTGTACCCATGAGGACCTCCATGGGGAGGATCTTCACCAATATGGTGGTCTGGAGTTCCCTCAGATCAACTATGGAAAGTACAACACCCACCCCTACCGCTACTTCTATGGCTGCGGCTTCAGACACCTTGTGGGAGACACACTGATCAAGATGGACCTCCATGGGAAAAACATGAAG GTGTGGGAGGAACCTGGTCTATATCCCTCTGAGCCAGTCTTCGTACCCTCTCCTGATGCAACAAAGGAGGACGATGGTGTCATCTTGTCTGTGGTCATCACTCCAAATAAG GACAAGAGCACATTCCTTCTGGTTTTAGATGCCAAGACATTTGAAGAGGTGGGCCGGGCTGTGGTACCTGTCAACATCCCCTATGGTTTCCACGGGACATTCAATGCCACAGTGTAG